The window actgtacgccaccctagctccataaaaaaacactatacGCGCTATCAGTGTGACGTAGACATTTGAGGTAGGTCAGCACCTTAAAGCTAAACAATCGCCATTTTCAATGCTTTTCTTATGggcatttaaaagtttttcgtatttctttaatgctagaagtgtaggaacattacttttacagagaaatgatagctatgaaaaatgcaatgtcgtttcttaaagattttagcaactgagctaatatttctgtaagttgaacacataaatccttttctaacctaacttttttcaaacttcaaaattcagtttttcttaatttggacatcatattgatgtaaattattatgtggcCTTTTAAAACTGAGGGAAAAATGGTTTGCCACACTAATGACATTGGATTTCTTCTGAATGACGAATTCATGGGGTGCAACCGGCGCAACCCCAATAAACGGGTTGTTTTCTGTCCCCCTCCCCCATCACGAGGGATGAATAGCAGGTATACGAGGGTAGAGGGTTCAGGCACATACATGGTTGAAAGTAGTACGGGTTGTGAGTTCTGTGCTTCTTTCGTGAGTGTCTTTTGTTATCGTGTTTTTTCCGATCGTTCTCCATATCTTCGtgttcttgaatttttaaaattctgtttttccaAGACATTATCTCATTTTTGTGGTACATCATTAGGTATGATttgtgaataatattttgttgcgaTACTTTGATAGTTCATGTGTAGTAGGTTTTTACATCACAACTATGGGAATGTGTTGGGCTCCAGATTGCAAACACTATAGTACTCGCgataaatgccatttttttagttttcctaaGTCGGGAAAAGAACGAGCactatggaaaaaattgttgaggtaatttttaatagatgttttgatattaatttttaattgcttgtttcattgttaaatgtagaaGAGATGTAGAACCCGGACCAGGAGCCTACGTTTGCAGCTGCCATTTTCGGGATGGAAGAAAGGAAAATGgtcctgaattatttttgcacaatatcgcaaaaagagcctattttcaagtggaatctccagaaaaaaaaaagatgaaaaaacaagGACTCCCTTCTTGTTCTAGTTCCGCTGAATcattaaggtaaaaagtgaatcctagttttaaattgatttacaatttgatCATTTGAATAGTGTTGATATACCGGAAGAAACAGTACCATCGACAATGAATTTAGAGGAAGTGCCATCGACGTCTACAGCCGTAGTTGCAGCACCAGCAGATATAATTCAAGATGCTCCGTTAGAATCTATGGGTGTGCAAGCACCCTTGGTGTCACATGCGGCTCTTGAAGCAGAAatgtattttctcaaaaaggaaaatgctgaacttaaagcaaaaatacaatatctgACAGTACGATTTTGCTATGAAAATGTTCAAGGAAATGACAAACTCATTGTTTTATATACCGGTCTTCCCAATAGCCAGATTTTCGAAGCATTGTTTCACTTAATCGAAAAGTTGgacataaaatattaccacAAATGGACAGTCCAAAAGTTAACTAGAATTGACCAACTCTTTTTAACCCTAGTAAAATTACGACTCAATTTCCCTCAACTTGATTTGGCGCAACGCTTTGGGGTTGCCCAAAGCACAGtttctaatattattttaacatttgtccatgtaatatatgaaattttatataaacagtTTATGACGACAATGCCTTCgcgcgaaaaaaataaatcttgcttgccaacatgttttagcaattttactaattgtagAGCAGTTCTAGATTGTACCGAAATTTTCACTGTGGTATCACGTAAGTCTATGTcaacacagaaattaacaTATAGTACTTACAAACATCATAATACTTTCAAAGGGCTAATTGGAGTTGCACCCAATGGTGTCATCACATTTGTAAGTGATTTATACGTGGGATCAACTTCTGatcaaaaagttgttttaaattgtggaaTAATCGACATGTTAAAAACTGGAGATATGATTTTAGCCGATAAGGGATTTTTGATCCAAAATATTCTGCCACCAGGGGTCACTTTGAATATTCCaccttttttatcaaatgtccAATTTACACCAGAGCAAGTTAAGTGTACCGAAAATATTGCACGTGCAAGAATACACGTCGAAAGGGCAATACGccgattaaaatgttatcatattttaaattttttgccagagTCTTTGTGCCACTATGgagatattgtttttaaagcgACTGCCGCTTTAACAAACCTccaatttccattaattaaagaggtagcagaattgtttcaggattgtgatgattaaaataatgtaaaataaaaaccatctatttatatacagtttattattgtgaaataaaggaaatatattggtcaagataaaattcttttaaaatattgatattttctGACCACCCCggatctttttcaatttgaaatatct of the Tribolium castaneum strain GA2 chromosome 1, icTriCast1.1, whole genome shotgun sequence genome contains:
- the LOC135265904 gene encoding uncharacterized protein LOC135265904, whose product is MWPFKTEGKMVCHTNDIGFLLNDEFMGCNRRNPNKRVVFCPPPPSRGMNSRYTRVEGSGTYMVESSTGCEFCASFVSVFCYRVFSDRSPYLRVLEFLKFCFSKTLSHFCGTSLVGFYITTMGMCWAPDCKHYSTRDKCHFFSFPKSGKERALWKKLLRRDVEPGPGAYVCSCHFRDGRKENGPELFLHNIAKRAYFQVESPEKKKMKKQGLPSCSSSAESLSVDIPEETVPSTMNLEEVPSTSTAVVAAPADIIQDAPLESMGVQAPLVSHAALEAEMYFLKKENAELKAKIQYLTVRFCYENVQGNDKLIVLYTGLPNSQIFEALFHLIEKLDIKYYHKWTVQKLTRIDQLFLTLVKLRLNFPQLDLAQRFGVAQSTVSNIILTFVHVIYEILYKQFMTTMPSREKNKSCLPTCFSNFTNCRAVLDCTEIFTVVSRLIGVAPNGVITFVSDLYVGSTSDQKVVLNCGIIDMLKTGDMILADKGFLIQNILPPGVTLNIPPFLSNVQFTPEQVKCTENIARARIHVERAIRRLKCYHILNFLPESLCHYGDIVFKATAALTNLQFPLIKEVAELFQDCDD